One genomic segment of Tubulanus polymorphus chromosome 4, tnTubPoly1.2, whole genome shotgun sequence includes these proteins:
- the LOC141903978 gene encoding hatching enzyme 1.2-like isoform X2: protein MAAFVSIGLLCSVCVLSVQGRVLTDMDYVLASGKYQGDIALPLTKNAITYRKWTNGIVPYNITGYSTNDKAIIEHSLQWLQYMVNKASPGCIRFKPRTNERFLLKIFSGSGCWSYVGMQRYRGGQLLSLKSPGCLTWHTAMHELIHALGFYHEQGRPDRDEYITINFDNIKRGNWGIFNIRTSTSTQGMPYNYRSLMHYNAHGFSKNGKPTMTSKPPGEVLGSGILQPMDVKRIRMLYQCKPYESDKDDFAMIKSANTQQIGPDFKVIYAGNEGVCKEACISENACLAATYSKINKRCYLHNALKNVVANDRFSYFKKLNTVEHCKMEKHVNTQQDGPDMTTGSALTADQCGEICSVDEECTGVTFNIGSKTCYYHNKSKPTNPNSNTVSVVGE from the exons ATGGCTGCTTTTGTGAGCATCGGTTTACTATGTTCGGTATGTGTTTTATCAGTTCAG ggGAGGGTTTTGACTGATATGG ATTACGTTTTGGCTTCAG GCAAATATCAAGGTGACATCGCCTTACCCCTT ACAAAAAACGCGATAACATACAGGAAGTGGACTAACGGCATCGTACCCTACAACATTACTGGATACT CTACGAATGATAaagcaatcatagaacacagTTTACAATGGTTGCAGTATATGGTAAATAAGGCCAGTCCTGGTTGTATACGGTTTAAACCACGTACGAACGAACGATTCCTGTTGAAGATATTCTCAGGAAGCGG GTGTTGGTCCTACGTTGGAATGCAGCGATATCGCGGGGGTCAGTTGCTATCCCTAAAGTCTCCGGGTTGCTTAACGTGGCATACTGCAATGCACGAACTGATCCACGCGTTGGGCTTTTATCACGAACAGGGTAGACCTGACCGTGATGAATACATCACTATAAACTTTGACAACATCAAACGAG GCAACTGGGGTATATTTAACATACGAACTTCGACGAGTACTCAGGGTATGCCGTATAACTATCGTTCCCTGATGCACTATAACGCTCATGGATTCagtaaaaatggcaaaccgaCGATGACGTCAAAACCACCTGGAGAGGTTCTCGGGTCAGGAATCCTTCAACCAATGGACGTCAAGAGAATTCGAATGTTATATCAGTGTAAACCGTACGAATCGGATAAAG ATGATTTCGCGATGATTAAATCAGCAAATACTCAACAAATAGGACCTGACTTTAAGGTGATCTACGCTGGTAACGAAGGGGTTTGTAAAGAAGCctgtatttctgaaaatgcTTGTCTCGCGGCAACTTACAGCAAAATTAACAAGCGCTGTTACTTGCACAATGCACTGAAAAATGTTGTAGCAAATGATCGCTTCAGCTACTTCAAGAAGCTCAACACAG TCGAGCATTGTAAgatggaaaaacatgtgaatACCCAACAAGATGGCCCAGATATGACAACTGGAAGCGCTCTGACTGCTGACCAGTGCGGAGAGATTTGTTCTGTGGACGAGGAGTGCACCGGAGTAACTTTCAACATTGGAAGTAAAACCTGTTATTACCacaataaatcaaaaccaacAAACCCTAATTCAAATACTGT AAGCGTAGTCGGTGAGTGA
- the LOC141903978 gene encoding zinc metalloproteinase nas-6-like isoform X1, whose amino-acid sequence MAAFVSIGLLCSVCVLSVQGRVLTDMDYVLASGKYQGDIALPLTKNAITYRKWTNGIVPYNITGYSTNDKAIIEHSLQWLQYMVNKASPGCIRFKPRTNERFLLKIFSGSGCWSYVGMQRYRGGQLLSLKSPGCLTWHTAMHELIHALGFYHEQGRPDRDEYITINFDNIKRGNWGIFNIRTSTSTQGMPYNYRSLMHYNAHGFSKNGKPTMTSKPPGEVLGSGILQPMDVKRIRMLYQCKPYESDKDDFAMIKSANTQQIGPDFKVIYAGNEGVCKEACISENACLAATYSKINKRCYLHNALKNVVANDRFSYFKKLNTVEHCKMEKHVNTQQDGPDMTTGSALTADQCGEICSVDEECTGVTFNIGSKTCYYHNKSKPTNPNSNTVYVHKQC is encoded by the exons ATGGCTGCTTTTGTGAGCATCGGTTTACTATGTTCGGTATGTGTTTTATCAGTTCAG ggGAGGGTTTTGACTGATATGG ATTACGTTTTGGCTTCAG GCAAATATCAAGGTGACATCGCCTTACCCCTT ACAAAAAACGCGATAACATACAGGAAGTGGACTAACGGCATCGTACCCTACAACATTACTGGATACT CTACGAATGATAaagcaatcatagaacacagTTTACAATGGTTGCAGTATATGGTAAATAAGGCCAGTCCTGGTTGTATACGGTTTAAACCACGTACGAACGAACGATTCCTGTTGAAGATATTCTCAGGAAGCGG GTGTTGGTCCTACGTTGGAATGCAGCGATATCGCGGGGGTCAGTTGCTATCCCTAAAGTCTCCGGGTTGCTTAACGTGGCATACTGCAATGCACGAACTGATCCACGCGTTGGGCTTTTATCACGAACAGGGTAGACCTGACCGTGATGAATACATCACTATAAACTTTGACAACATCAAACGAG GCAACTGGGGTATATTTAACATACGAACTTCGACGAGTACTCAGGGTATGCCGTATAACTATCGTTCCCTGATGCACTATAACGCTCATGGATTCagtaaaaatggcaaaccgaCGATGACGTCAAAACCACCTGGAGAGGTTCTCGGGTCAGGAATCCTTCAACCAATGGACGTCAAGAGAATTCGAATGTTATATCAGTGTAAACCGTACGAATCGGATAAAG ATGATTTCGCGATGATTAAATCAGCAAATACTCAACAAATAGGACCTGACTTTAAGGTGATCTACGCTGGTAACGAAGGGGTTTGTAAAGAAGCctgtatttctgaaaatgcTTGTCTCGCGGCAACTTACAGCAAAATTAACAAGCGCTGTTACTTGCACAATGCACTGAAAAATGTTGTAGCAAATGATCGCTTCAGCTACTTCAAGAAGCTCAACACAG TCGAGCATTGTAAgatggaaaaacatgtgaatACCCAACAAGATGGCCCAGATATGACAACTGGAAGCGCTCTGACTGCTGACCAGTGCGGAGAGATTTGTTCTGTGGACGAGGAGTGCACCGGAGTAACTTTCAACATTGGAAGTAAAACCTGTTATTACCacaataaatcaaaaccaacAAACCCTAATTCAAATACTGTGTATGTGCATAAACAATGCTAA
- the LOC141904024 gene encoding astacin-like, translating to MHSLKQAFSMAAFVSIGLLCSICVLSVQGRVLTDMDYVLASGKYQGDIALPLFRNAITNRQWTNSIVPYTITGYSTKDEAIIEHGLQWLQYMVNKASPGCLRFRPRTNEESFLQIHQGGGCWSYVGMQTYRGGQKLSLDSPGCVTKNTVMHEVIHALGFHHEQDRPDRDEHITVHWENIDPKNRGVFNKQTSSSTQGMPYNYRSLMHYNAHGFSKNGKPTMTSKPPGEVLGSGMLQPMDVKRIRMLYQCKPYDSDKDNFAMIKSANTQQLGPDSKAMYADNEGVCMEACMSENANQS from the exons ATGCATTCTTTGAAACAAGCGTTCAGCATGGCCGCTTTTGTGAGCATCGGCTTACTATGTTCAATATGCGTTTTATCAGTTCAG ggcaGGGTTTTGACAGATATGG ATTACGTTTTGGCTTCAG GCAAATATCAAGGTGATATCGCTTTACCCCTT TTCCGAAACGCGATAACAAACAGACAGTGGACTAACAGCATCGTACCCTACACCATCACTGGCTACT CCACGAAAGACGaagcaatcatagaacacggaTTACAGTGGTTGCAGTATATGGTAAACAAGGCCAGTCCTGGTTGTTTACGGTTCAGACCACGTACGAACGAAGAATCCTTTTTGCAGATACATCAAGGAGGCGG CTGTTGGTCCTACGTTGGAATGCAGACCTATCGCGGGGGTCAGAAACTATCCCTAGACTCACCGGGTTGTGTAACGAAGAATACTGTAATGCACGAAGTGATCCATGCGTTGGGTTTTCACCACGAACAGGACAGACCCGACCGTGATGAACACATCACCGTTCACTGGGAAAACATTGACCCAA AGAACCGGGGCGTATTTAACAAACAAACGTCTTCGAGTACTCAGGGTATGCCGTATAACTATCGTTCCCTGATGCACTATAACGCTCATGGATTCagtaaaaatggcaaaccgaCGATGACGTCAAAACCACCAGGAGAGGTTCTCGGGTCAGGAATGCTACAACCAATGGACGTCAAGAGAATTAGAATGTTATATCAGTGTAAACCGTACGACTCAGATAAAG ATAATTTCGCAATGATTAAATCAGCAAATACTCAACAGCTAGGACCTGACTCTAAAGCGATGTACGCTGATAATGAAGGAGTTTGTATGGAGGCCTGTATGTCTGAAAATGCTAACCAAAGTTAA
- the LOC141903494 gene encoding hatching enzyme 1.2-like: protein MTGYSAEDEAIIEHGLQWLQYMVNKASPGCLRFKPRANEEYYLKIHQGGGCWSYVGMQPNRGGQKLSLDSPGCVTKNTVMHEVIHALGFHHEQDRPDRDEHITVHWENIDPKNRGVFSKQTSSSTQGMPYNYRSLMHYNAEGFSKNGKPTMTSKPPGEVLGSGMLQPMDVKRIRMLYQCKPYESYKDNIGMIKSTNTQQAGGDLKAIYADNEGICKEACMSENACVAATYNKIRRGCYLHNVLKNVKANKDCSYFKKSNAAKHCKMVKHANTQQGGADMAQASALNADQCGEICSVDEECTGVTFNVQTKTCFYHNKSLKTFRNPRTVFVHKRC, encoded by the exons ATGACTGGCTACT CTGCGGAAGACGaagcaatcatagaacacggtTTACAGTGGTTGCAGTATATGGTAAACAAGGCCAGTCCTGGTTGTTTACGGTTTAAACCTCGTGCGAACGAAGAATACTATTTGAAGATACACCAAGGAGGCGG CTGTTGGTCCTATGTTGGAATGCAGCCGAATCGCGGGGGTCAGAAACTATCCCTAGACTCACCGGGTTGTGTAACGAAGAATACTGTAATGCACGAAGTGATCCATGCGTTGGGTTTTCACCACGAACAGGACAGACCCGACCGTGATGAACACATCACCGTTCACTGGGAAAACATTGACCCAA AGAACCGGGGCGTATTTAGCAAACAAACGTCTTCGAGTACTCAGGGCATGCCGTATAACTATCGTTCCCTGATGCACTATAACGCTGAGGGATTCagtaaaaatggcaaaccgaCGATGACGTCAAAACCACCAGGAGAGGTTCTCGGGTCAGGAATGCTACAACCAATGGACGTCAAGAGAATTAGAATGTTATATCAGTGTAAACCGTACGAATCATACAAAG ATAATATCGgaatgattaaatcaacaaaTACTCAACAAGCAGGAGGTGACCTTAAAGCGATCTACGCTGATAATGAAGGGATTTGTAAAGAAGCCTGTATGTCTGAAAATGCTTGTGTCGCGGCAACTTACAATAAAATTCGCCGCGGTTGTTACTTGCACAATGTGCTGAAAAATGTTAAAGCAAATAAAGACTGCAGCTACTTCAAGAAGTCCAACGCAG CCAAGCATTGTAAGATGGTAAAACATGCGAATACCCAACAAGGCGGGGCTGATATGGCACAAGCAAGCGCTCTTAATGCTGACCAGTGCGGAGAGATTTGTTCTGTGGACGAGGAATGCACCGGAGTAACTTTCAACGTTCAAACTAAAACCTGTTTTTACCACAATAAATCACTCAAAACGTTCCGCAATCCACGAACTGTGTTTGTTCACAAAAgatgttaa
- the LOC141903977 gene encoding astacin-like metalloprotease toxin 1 — translation MHAFKQTFIMAAFVSVGLLCSTYCVLSVQGRILTDMDYVLASGKYQGDIALPRFRNAVTNRQWTNGTVPYTMTGYSAKDEAIIEHGLQWLQYMVNKASPGCLRFKPRANEEYYLKIHQGDGCWSYVGMQTYRGGQKLSLDSPGCVSKNTVMHEVIHALGFHHEQGTPDRDEHITINRDNIYPNKWFNFELWTSTSTQGMPYNYRSLMHYNAYAFSKNGKPTMTSKPAGEVLGPGVLQPMDVERIRMLYKCKPYKSDKDDIGMIKSANTQQPGDDYKRMYADNEGVCKEACMSENACLAATYNTIYKRCNLHNVLKDVVANISCSYFRKLNAAKNCKMEKRMDTQQIGPDMAVGNALNADQCGEICSVDEECTGVTFNIGNKRCYYHNESKPTNSNSNTVYIHKQC, via the exons ATGCATGCTTTCAAACAAACGTTTATCATGGCTGCTTTTGTGAGCGTCGGCTTACTGTGTTCGACATACTGTGTTTTATCAGTTCAG gggagGATATTAACTGATATGG ATTACGTTTTGGCTTCAG GCAAATATCAAGGTGACATCGCTTTACCCCGT TTCCGAAACGCGGTAACAAACAGACAGTGGACTAACGGCACCGTACCCTACACCATGACCGGCTACT CTGCGAAAGACGaagcaatcatagaacacggaTTACAGTGGTTGCAGTATATGGTAAACAAAGCCAGTCCTGGTTGTCTACGGTTTAAACCTCGTGCGAACGAAGAATACTATTTGAAGATACACCAAGGAGACGG CTGTTGGTCCTACGTTGGAATGCAGACCTATCGCGGGGGTCAGAAGCTATCCCTAGACTCACCAGGTTGTGTATCGAAGAATACTGTAATGCACGAAGTGATCCATGCGTTGGGTTTTCACCACGAACAGGGCACACCCGACCGCGATGAACACATCACCATAAACAGGGACAACATTTACCCAA ACAAATGgtttaattttgaattatggACTTCGACGAGTACTCAGGGTATGCCGTATAACTACCGTTCCCTGATGCACTATAACGCTTATGCATTCagtaaaaatggcaaaccgaCGATGACGTCAAAACCAGCAGGAGAGGTTCTCGGGCCAGGAGTGCTACAACCAATGGACGTCGAGAGAATTCGAATGTTATATAAGTGTAAACCGTACAAATCTGATAAGG ATGATATCGGAATGATTAAATCAGCAAATACTCAACAACCAGGAGATGACTACAAAAGGATGTACGCTGATAATGAAGGAGTTTGTAAAGAAGCCTGTATGTCTGAAAATGCTTGTCTCGCGGCAACTTACAACACAATTTACAAGCGCTGTAACTTGCATAATGTTCTGAAAGATGTTGTAGCCAATATCAGCTGCAGCTACTTCAGGAAGTTGAACGCAG cCAAGAATTGTAAGATGGAAAAACGAATGGATACCCAACAAATAGGCCCAGATATGGCAGTCGGAAATGCTCTCAATGCTGACCAGTGTGGAGAGATTTGTTCTGTGGACGAGGAGTGCACCGGAGTAACTTTCAACATTGGAAATAAAAGATGTTATTACCACAATGAATCAAAACCAACGAACTCCAATTCGAATACTGTGTATATTCACAAACAATGCTAA